A DNA window from Bacteroidota bacterium contains the following coding sequences:
- a CDS encoding T9SS type A sorting domain-containing protein, whose amino-acid sequence MRILSVSIILLFKLIVTDAQTNDWEMSPVNNRTYSPIEKLPDTTQAYKWNTLSNIWDNKYLDLYYYDDEWKEIKWIRKIWDDSKSIWTNYFQVLLTYEGDILVLEMTQDWDELNEDWINQTLDNYIYDIHSYRTEWILQTWEGMVEAWVNSIKQTYSYDTSGQITSITGEVWDPFMYVWSPSDLTQYTYDIQNYDTEILYMIWDPSSSNWINSNLKTNTYDSVGNQTSILSQNWNQVALQWINDRINGFTYDTAGNQIEALTRIWDDSHLEWDNSTLRHFFYNDINQVINWLGETWDNNNGLWINEFQGFYMYDNDGYRTDNTTQKWDLNQESWYNNSRFRYTYKINSFGVSELHPEACNCYLENSIHQNPVFQCTGLTPAECHTLYLYDLKGILIFQTSFTGSEKIKINTTLQTGIYLLAIKKGDKTLLKTKSLIINH is encoded by the coding sequence ATGCGAATCCTTTCAGTATCAATTATCTTACTCTTCAAATTAATTGTTACTGATGCTCAGACCAATGACTGGGAAATGTCGCCCGTGAATAATCGCACCTATAGTCCCATTGAGAAATTACCCGATACAACCCAGGCCTATAAATGGAATACATTATCTAACATCTGGGATAATAAGTATCTCGATCTGTATTATTACGATGATGAGTGGAAAGAGATAAAATGGATCAGAAAAATATGGGATGACTCTAAATCTATTTGGACGAACTATTTTCAGGTTCTTCTGACCTACGAGGGTGATATACTTGTATTGGAAATGACTCAGGACTGGGACGAACTGAACGAAGATTGGATCAACCAAACTCTGGACAATTACATTTATGATATCCATAGTTACCGCACCGAATGGATACTTCAGACATGGGAGGGCATGGTCGAGGCATGGGTTAATTCCATAAAACAAACCTATTCTTATGATACTTCAGGTCAGATAACCAGCATCACCGGCGAAGTGTGGGATCCGTTCATGTATGTGTGGTCGCCATCTGATCTGACACAGTACACTTATGATATCCAGAACTATGACACGGAAATCCTTTACATGATATGGGATCCATCGTCTTCAAACTGGATAAACAGTAATCTCAAGACGAACACCTATGACAGTGTAGGTAATCAGACAAGCATCCTGAGCCAGAACTGGAATCAGGTGGCTCTGCAATGGATCAACGATAGAATAAACGGTTTCACCTATGATACAGCAGGGAATCAAATTGAGGCTCTTACACGGATTTGGGATGATTCCCATTTAGAATGGGATAACAGCACCTTACGCCATTTTTTTTATAATGATATAAACCAGGTCATAAATTGGCTTGGTGAAACCTGGGATAATAATAATGGACTTTGGATCAATGAATTTCAGGGTTTTTATATGTACGATAATGATGGGTACCGAACTGACAATACAACCCAAAAATGGGATCTGAATCAGGAATCCTGGTATAATAACTCGCGTTTCAGATATACTTACAAAATAAACTCTTTTGGGGTAAGTGAATTGCATCCCGAAGCCTGCAACTGCTATCTTGAAAATTCTATTCATCAGAACCCAGTTTTTCAATGCACCGGACTGACGCCTGCCGAATGTCACACCTTGTATTTATATGATCTGAAAGGAATCCTGATCTTCCAGACCTCTTTCACAGGCAGTGAAAAGATTAAAATCAACACAACTCTTCAAACCGGTATCTATCTGCTGGCCATTAAAAAAGGTGACAAAACACTACTTAAAACCAAATCATTAATCATCAATCATTAA
- a CDS encoding tRNA 2-thiocytidine biosynthesis TtcA family protein has protein sequence MSEINDKRFLEKVRQKAGKDILTYGLITENDRILVGVSGGKDSLALLDILSFRRKFLPVHFDLFAVHIRIQGIPYETDLEYISDLCQELDIPFFSQETSIDLEINPKKQPCFICSWTRRKELFYLAKELTCNKVALGHHLDDIIETLLLNMIFHGAISTMPPKLHLFKGNIEIIRPMALVTDKEMRHYAKIRGYRLQEKPCPYSELTRRAQIRHIIEEFEKMNKLAKINLYRSMSRIEKDYLPEK, from the coding sequence ATGTCGGAAATCAATGACAAACGGTTTCTTGAAAAGGTCAGACAAAAGGCTGGTAAGGATATATTGACGTACGGCCTGATCACTGAGAATGACAGGATACTGGTGGGCGTATCGGGTGGAAAGGATTCATTGGCTCTTTTGGATATCCTCTCTTTCCGGCGGAAATTTCTGCCTGTACATTTTGATTTATTCGCTGTACATATCAGAATTCAAGGGATTCCGTATGAAACCGATTTGGAATACATTTCGGATTTATGTCAGGAACTCGATATACCCTTCTTTTCACAAGAAACCAGCATTGATTTGGAAATAAATCCAAAGAAACAACCTTGTTTTATTTGCTCCTGGACACGGCGCAAAGAACTATTTTATCTGGCTAAAGAGTTAACGTGTAACAAAGTGGCTTTGGGACATCACCTCGACGATATCATTGAAACATTATTGCTGAACATGATCTTCCATGGAGCCATTTCGACCATGCCTCCAAAACTACATTTGTTCAAGGGTAATATTGAGATTATCCGGCCTATGGCATTGGTTACGGATAAAGAGATGAGGCATTATGCAAAGATCAGAGGATACCGGTTACAGGAAAAGCCCTGTCCCTATTCTGAACTGACCCGCCGTGCTCAGATTCGCCATATCATTGAAGAGTTCGAAAAGATGAACAAATTGGCCAAAATCAATCTCTATAGATCAATGTCACGGATAGAAAAGGATTATTTACCGGAGAAATGA
- a CDS encoding DUF5916 domain-containing protein encodes MRGFVIILVLLLVTSIGFYGTAQDTTKKVYAIRVSEPPVIDGVLDDPVWVEVPAATGFLQTEPYFGQPASQLSEVRFVYDNMALYVGAKLYDTAPDSILKEMSVRDEINNSDWFGIRIDPFNDALVSYGFAVTPSGVQLDVKNLGEEDDESWDAVWMSAVKITAEGWFVELKIPYSALRFPKNSDDKPWGVNIFRNIRRYRETSSWNPVDKKVAGINTQAGELYGINDIDPPVRLAMIPYVSGYLTRDPQHAGWGYSYKGGMDIKYGINDSYTLDMILIPDFGQVESDELVYNLTPFEVYYGEKRPFFMEGTELFDKGDVFYSRRIGDKPSGNDNVADSLEINEKVVTKPEETQLINATKITGKNRKGFATGFFNAMTANTYAKVMDTLSGNVRKILTEPFTNYNMVIAEQSLKNNSYVSLFNTNVYKPHDKFSVNVTGTDFRIINKNNTYGIGGEFIVSQKYSKTQKPEMGYSYKIEAGKISGNFTFNLSHELITNTYDPNDMGFLPKNNFINNEIRISYNIYDPFWRMMEWQNSFTINYTSLYTPGKYADFGMELQSISTFRNYLFVMLNAYYRPIDEHDYYEPRVDGWYYAIPPVYSFTIFLSPDYRKRFITDVRASYYVATEDHERGYSASLEPRLRFNDKFFVTMEIAIAKDNNNKGYVTDSISATGNEVIIFGRRDITTITNAISARYIFTSTSSLLFRLRHYWIWGEYDRYYDLQKDGHLLINDFTVDEDFAFNAFTIDMSYIWQFAPGSELSVVWKNAINTSESAEITHAYFENLSNTLSSPATNSFSVKILYYIDYQNIRKKNRR; translated from the coding sequence ATGCGGGGATTTGTCATCATTCTGGTTTTGCTTCTCGTCACATCTATAGGCTTTTATGGCACAGCACAGGACACGACAAAGAAAGTTTATGCCATAAGGGTATCAGAACCTCCTGTGATCGATGGAGTTCTGGATGATCCGGTATGGGTGGAGGTGCCTGCTGCCACCGGTTTCCTGCAAACAGAACCCTACTTTGGCCAACCCGCCTCACAGCTTTCCGAAGTCCGTTTCGTCTATGATAATATGGCCCTGTATGTCGGAGCAAAACTTTATGATACCGCCCCCGACAGTATATTAAAAGAGATGAGCGTGAGGGATGAGATCAATAATTCCGACTGGTTCGGTATACGCATCGATCCCTTTAATGACGCTTTGGTATCGTATGGCTTTGCTGTCACACCATCTGGAGTGCAATTGGATGTGAAGAATTTAGGTGAGGAAGATGACGAAAGCTGGGATGCGGTTTGGATGAGTGCAGTGAAGATCACCGCCGAGGGGTGGTTTGTAGAATTGAAGATACCCTATTCCGCACTGCGTTTTCCAAAAAATAGTGATGACAAGCCCTGGGGGGTGAATATCTTTCGAAACATCCGGCGTTACAGGGAGACATCATCCTGGAATCCCGTCGACAAAAAAGTTGCCGGAATTAATACCCAGGCAGGTGAACTTTATGGCATTAACGACATAGACCCTCCTGTCAGGCTGGCCATGATACCTTATGTTTCAGGATACCTGACCAGGGATCCCCAACATGCAGGATGGGGATACTCCTATAAAGGAGGAATGGATATAAAATATGGCATCAATGATAGTTATACACTTGATATGATCTTGATACCTGATTTTGGTCAGGTCGAATCCGACGAACTTGTATACAACCTCACGCCATTTGAGGTTTATTACGGGGAAAAACGTCCTTTCTTTATGGAAGGCACTGAACTGTTTGATAAAGGGGATGTCTTTTATTCACGGCGCATCGGTGACAAGCCCTCCGGCAATGATAATGTTGCGGATAGCTTGGAAATAAATGAGAAGGTGGTCACCAAACCCGAAGAAACACAACTCATTAATGCCACCAAGATAACCGGTAAGAACAGGAAAGGATTTGCCACCGGATTCTTTAATGCCATGACGGCAAATACTTATGCAAAGGTGATGGACACCCTGTCGGGTAATGTCAGAAAAATCCTTACCGAACCATTTACAAACTATAATATGGTTATCGCTGAACAATCATTGAAAAATAATTCGTATGTCAGTCTTTTTAATACCAATGTCTATAAACCCCATGATAAGTTCTCGGTAAATGTGACCGGCACTGACTTCCGTATTATCAACAAAAATAATACGTATGGTATAGGTGGTGAATTCATTGTAAGTCAGAAATATAGCAAAACTCAAAAGCCTGAAATGGGATACAGCTATAAAATAGAGGCTGGTAAAATCAGCGGGAATTTCACATTCAATCTGAGCCATGAACTCATCACCAACACGTACGATCCAAATGATATGGGTTTTCTACCCAAAAATAATTTCATTAATAATGAGATCAGGATCAGTTATAATATATACGATCCCTTCTGGCGGATGATGGAATGGCAAAATTCCTTCACTATCAATTACACCTCGCTATATACTCCGGGGAAATACGCAGATTTCGGAATGGAATTGCAATCAATTTCCACTTTCAGGAATTACCTGTTTGTGATGCTGAATGCCTATTATCGCCCCATCGATGAGCATGACTATTATGAACCCCGCGTTGATGGATGGTACTATGCAATTCCTCCGGTTTATTCTTTTACGATTTTTCTTTCGCCGGATTACAGGAAACGGTTTATCACCGATGTGAGGGCTTCATATTATGTAGCTACAGAAGACCATGAGAGAGGTTATTCGGCCTCACTTGAACCCCGCCTCCGCTTTAATGACAAGTTTTTCGTGACCATGGAGATAGCAATTGCAAAAGATAATAATAATAAAGGCTATGTAACCGACAGTATTTCTGCAACCGGTAATGAGGTCATTATTTTCGGGCGAAGGGATATTACAACGATTACCAATGCCATTTCGGCACGATATATATTCACCAGCACATCCTCGTTGCTGTTTCGCTTAAGGCATTACTGGATTTGGGGAGAATATGACAGGTACTATGACCTGCAAAAGGATGGGCATCTCTTAATAAATGATTTTACCGTGGATGAAGATTTTGCTTTTAATGCCTTCACCATCGACATGTCGTATATATGGCAATTTGCGCCCGGAAGTGAATTGTCGGTGGT